The following nucleotide sequence is from Oryzias latipes chromosome 20, ASM223467v1.
taaaaattataacATTAGAATTACATCAAATTTGAATTTGTTAAGTATTTTTAAttcttaaacaaaagaaaatcaacaaataGCATAAGTCAGTTCCtcatgtaatttaaaaaaaatggatcagtTTTGAAatttactaataataataaaataaaccttaaaagtatttttccacTTTGAAACTTTTTCTGCTTGCTTATTTACCgtaatcaaaatgtaaaataaaaattgttcagTTACTGTAATTCAAATAGAAACAAACATCAAACCCTTAGAGAGAAGCATGACAGGAGAGTTAAACTGCTATAATCTCTTCCATCCCATATGGAAGATATTAAAAATAAGCAGAGGTGGATCAAACCAGTAAGATTGCATGATTTAACTATTTAATCCCAAATTGAATTATAGTGACTGGATAATTAAAGTCTGAGCTTTACTCACTGTCTGTCATAGACCAGAACCGAGTCCAGCGTTCGCTCCTGCTCCTGGAGCTCTCGTCCTCCCAACACATAGATGGAGCCGTTGGCCTCCGTCATTCCAAACAGGTAGCGCGACGATGGGAGGGGGGGCATCCCGAGCCAGTCAGTGCTCAGCGGGTCATACTGAGGTCACAGGAGTCAAACATTCATGAGTGGGTTATGTTGACACCGCCTGTAGTAAACCGTGGGCTAATACAACGGTTGTGGTTCGCTCCAGCTTctctttgtaacccttgtgctatcctaggcactttaacattgggagttatccacctttgttttggtagggagaacacgtcaatgtaagggtggggtcataggatagcaaaagggttaaaacaagaaaaagtacTGTACCTGCAGGAAGTAGGAGCACACAGGACTGTCCTTGTTCTCTTCATCAAAGAACAATCCTCCAATCACAAAGATCTGGTTTTCCTTGGTAACCAGACTGGCGTGGTTCTTAGGAATCTGTTTGGAGAGTGACGCCACATAGCAGTCATTTCCTAAGGGATCATAGCCCATGGCTCCTGTGTCATTCACCATCAGGATCAGGTATCTGCTGAACATCCCAAACCGTAGGTTGTCATTCAAAATCCCTGGTAGAAGACCTTCCTCTGTTTCTTTACTCTCTCCATCGTTTTCTGCTCCACTTGCCTCCTCCTTGGTCTTTCCCTTCTTAACCTCTGGCATGATTCCAGCGCGAGCATCTTTGACCAGTTGGATTTTCTGCCGCAGCTCTGGGTTGGCTGAGATCAGCTTGTGTTTCTCCACTTTTTCCTTCAGATAATCGTCCGTGACGAGACGCAGACGGACGCAGTCCAGCAAACCTGGAAgctctttctctctgttttcAATGTCCTTAGACACCCAATTCATCAAAGCCTCAAACACCGCCTCCTCCGTCTCAACGTTCAGATTGTCGTTTGTTAAAATAGCTGCCAGCTCACTGGAGAACAGCTGGAGAAAGTCCTCATCTCTGGAGATGAGCTGAAAGCGCTCACAGGCGTAGTTTCGTGCAGAGACAGCCAACCTGGGGCAGTCTAACATTAAACCAAGTCTGAAGACAGCCAGACAGTTGCTGAGGCTCAGGCGCTTTTGTAAAAATGACACACATACAGTGAAAATCGAGGGAATCTGATATATGTTGGCAACCGCAAAGATGTCCTGGACATTCTGCTCCGTCACGTTGATTTTGGAGGTGTAGAGGTACTTCAGAATCAGTCCCATGACACCAGGCTCTACATCCTCCAGGACAATTTCTCTCTTTTTACTCTCTTCCAAGTCCGACAGGAAGATGGAACGGAAGTATGAGCTGCAAGCACAGAGTACCAGGCGGTGGCAGGGGAACTCCTTGTCTTTGATCTTCAGCACGCAGTCCACCAACTTATCATTCTCCAACAAGTCAAACAAACCGTCCTGCAGCAGAGTCTGTTGGTACAACCTGGGCTCATCCATAGGATTCACAGGCAGCGCCATTGTTCCTCTCCGAAGAAGTTTAAGAGTCTTTATGGGGCTGCAGACCTAACAGAGGTGAATCGTCCTCACAGAACAGTAGTCTCTTTCTGGCCTGGAGAGTAAAGTTAGATGCACAGTCAGTGTGGGGAGCTGAATATCAGGACAGCCCACTTCCTCAGCTGTCCGGACCCTTCAAATGAGCTACAGCAGGAAGGTTATTTTTAGAGTGTGTGCTTGTTGGAGAGCTATGGGCTTCATTCTGCTACATGAAACGCAATATCCCCTCAATCTCTGGTTGTCTATTCCACCTCCAACCCCAGGACAATCCTCCAGCCCCGTCACTCAGACAGCTGACTGCTCACTTCACTGGAAAAATGTTCAGCATGAGTCAGACGAGGCTTTGCAAAAGATTTTAGAGGCTCCTGTCACAGATTAAGTTTGGCCACATGGTCATCTTTACGCATTTCGTTTACATCAACCTTTTATGGTTATTAATTTAAAACAGCCACTAGGAGGAACAATTTAGTGCTTCCATGTGCCCACCCCAGGTCCGGGTAAAATGTGAATGGTTTTGACTGTAAAACTAAGGCCAAATTACAAATGGAAACAATAAAGGGAATTTATCTGATCTGTCATGGCCTGGATTAACAATAACTGCCTCCGGTGATGTTGAACCACAGGGTGCTTCTGTGACAACATAGCATGAAGGTGTGAAGAATGATGGTGAAGACATTTTCTCAGAAAAGGGAGAAGCATCAGGCAATACATAGGAGGGAGAAGCACACAAGTTGATTTCATTCTGATAACCTTAAAGAGATCAGTGACTCCAGAGTGGCAGGGTGTGGTAGGGTATAGCATCTTGGGTGTCCCAAGTCCAATGCTTGGGACACCATCCTAAGCATAAGACACAAGGAAGATGAAATGGATAAGGGCAAAGCAGAGGGCTAACTTGAGGGATTTCAAAAAGATGGGTGCTGTGGGGATTTAGGTAGTAAAAATAGGCTTTTGAAGGTTCTTTTAGATGACTGGACAGCTACAGTTAAAGGGACCAGAGAGACTGGGGTGTGTGGTGCAATGGAGAAGTTCAGGAGTgtgtaagaaattaaaaataactacCGTAATAAAAAGTGGAACAATAAGATAACAGAAGAAGAAGTACATTTGAGATGCAGCACAAACAAAGATGGAGGTGGCAAGGACTAGGATCATAAGGAGGGAAACAAGAGGTGGCTGTAGTGGAGCTGGTAGTTACAAAAATCAACATTAATGAAGATGAAGGCAGTTGGTCCTGACTGAATACACGTGGAAGTATAGAAGTGTTTAGAATAGGTGGCAGTAGAGTAACTGACTGGGCTGTTTAAGAGGATCCTAAAGAGTGAGAGAATGTCTGACACATGGAGTTGTTTTCTGGAGCACATTTTTGAGAACAAAAATTAGATTACTTGAGCTGTTATCAGATAATCTGAATTATGATTAGTACGGAGTGTATCCAGAATCCCTTCATACCAAATAACCTTTGGTTGAAATAAAGGACAAATTCTGCTTCCAATCATCAATAGCCTATAGTACTTACCTTTTCtagtttcttcttttgtctcattttgtaattttttttaatccctggaaattacttgttttaaaaaaaaaattctagtcttgttttacaaaaaccgcaaaaaaaagaagaatttgctAGTgttatttgcacttcagggcctcCATACTTAAACTATATAGATATTAGAAGAACAGAGATTGGATTACTTGAACTGtactaagattttttttaatcgttaATTAGAATTTGTAAATTATAATCCAgttatttaaaatgcaattaaaatacAATAACTGAGAAACGATCACACAGAGTAACTTGAAATGTAATAAGATTTCACTGACTGTTATCATATGACACGTTTTGTTATCAGGTTACTTGAAACACAGCTAAAAAATAATAGTCAAATTACTCAAActattaaggtaaaaaaaattaagtttttcgATGCCGAAGGAGGAAATTTTCATTCCAGGCCATGACAGCATAGACAAAA
It contains:
- the LOC101166589 gene encoding kelch-like protein 40b — its product is MALPVNPMDEPRLYQQTLLQDGLFDLLENDKLVDCVLKIKDKEFPCHRLVLCACSSYFRSIFLSDLEESKKREIVLEDVEPGVMGLILKYLYTSKINVTEQNVQDIFAVANIYQIPSIFTVCVSFLQKRLSLSNCLAVFRLGLMLDCPRLAVSARNYACERFQLISRDEDFLQLFSSELAAILTNDNLNVETEEAVFEALMNWVSKDIENREKELPGLLDCVRLRLVTDDYLKEKVEKHKLISANPELRQKIQLVKDARAGIMPEVKKGKTKEEASGAENDGESKETEEGLLPGILNDNLRFGMFSRYLILMVNDTGAMGYDPLGNDCYVASLSKQIPKNHASLVTKENQIFVIGGLFFDEENKDSPVCSYFLQYDPLSTDWLGMPPLPSSRYLFGMTEANGSIYVLGGRELQEQERTLDSVLVYDRQSFIWGESESIPYPVYGHATVSHNDIVYVIGGKGEGKSCMKKMLAYDTRRFEWKELASMKNARSLFGATIHNDKIYVAAGVTDDGLTDSVEVYDIAANKWSDSVAFPQERSSLNLVSLAGSLYAIGGFAMIPLEDSDDFAPKEMNDIWRFYESEEKWTGVLREIQYASGATVLGVRLNTLRLTKM